In Pedobacter sp. WC2423, the following are encoded in one genomic region:
- a CDS encoding glutathionylspermidine synthase family protein, translated as MQRHTITPRNNWQSSVEKLGFGFHTADVPYWNENAYYEFSLSEVNKIETATAELWGMCLEAVQYVIDHKLYHRFAIPDRAVAVIEKSWNDDVPAIYGRFDFGFDGTDLKLFEFNADTPTSLFEAGIVQWFWLQDFASHKDQFNSVHERLIDYWKYLKPYLYEGILHFTCVKQSLEDLTTAEYMRDCAIQAGIPTKLIFIDDIGWNQEECEFVDLEDQEIKNIFKLYPWEWMVNEPFFDQLLLNPEVYWIEPAWKMILSNKAILPVLWKLYPNCPYVLECYFEEENTLKNYVKKPIYSREGANISMVKDGQILAETKGIYGKEGFICQQIFNIPRFDNKIPIIGSWIIGQQPSGMGIREDDSLITGNTSCFIPHLINN; from the coding sequence ATGCAAAGACATACCATTACTCCCAGAAACAACTGGCAATCCTCAGTAGAAAAACTAGGCTTTGGTTTTCATACAGCGGATGTTCCTTATTGGAATGAAAATGCTTATTACGAGTTTTCACTCTCAGAAGTAAATAAAATTGAAACAGCTACAGCCGAACTTTGGGGCATGTGCCTGGAAGCAGTGCAGTATGTTATAGACCATAAGCTATACCATAGATTTGCTATCCCGGATCGGGCAGTAGCGGTTATAGAAAAAAGCTGGAATGATGATGTCCCTGCGATTTACGGCCGTTTTGATTTCGGTTTTGACGGCACAGACTTAAAATTATTCGAGTTTAATGCAGATACACCAACTTCATTATTTGAAGCTGGAATTGTACAATGGTTCTGGCTACAGGATTTCGCGTCTCATAAAGATCAATTCAACTCGGTACATGAACGCCTGATTGATTACTGGAAATATTTAAAGCCCTATCTGTATGAAGGGATTTTACATTTTACCTGCGTCAAGCAATCACTGGAAGACTTAACGACAGCAGAATATATGAGAGATTGCGCTATTCAGGCTGGTATACCAACTAAACTCATTTTTATAGATGACATTGGCTGGAATCAGGAAGAGTGTGAGTTTGTAGATTTAGAAGATCAGGAGATTAAAAACATTTTCAAGCTTTATCCATGGGAATGGATGGTAAATGAGCCATTCTTTGATCAGCTGCTCTTAAACCCGGAAGTATACTGGATTGAGCCGGCCTGGAAAATGATTCTTTCTAACAAGGCTATATTACCTGTTTTGTGGAAGCTGTACCCTAACTGTCCTTATGTCCTGGAATGCTATTTCGAGGAAGAAAATACGCTGAAGAATTATGTAAAAAAACCGATCTATTCCAGAGAAGGGGCAAATATCAGCATGGTTAAGGATGGACAGATCTTAGCGGAAACCAAAGGTATTTATGGAAAAGAGGGGTTCATCTGTCAGCAGATATTTAACATCCCAAGATTCGACAACAAGATCCCGATCATCGGATCATGGATTATTGGTCAGCAACCCTCGGGCATGGGAATACGGGAAGATGATAGTTTAATTACCGGAAACACGTCCTGTTTCATACCCCATCTGATTAATAATTAA
- a CDS encoding YitT family protein codes for MAMPAKKEHAKNIALIILGTLIFASGINYFAIPNQLSEGGVIGLTIVAFYYFHWSPGILNLILNAILMAIGYKLLDKRTIVYTLFGIFFSSLFLFLTENTHPPLTSNPLLAAIFAGLFVGGGIGLVFLSGGTTGGSAIIARLFQKLWGWKLGTAMLIVDIVVIGLSTFIIGPEKTMYTLVAVYIGARVVDFIVEGFNTKKAVTIISAQSVMIAEKITMGLVRGATVLHGHGAYTKDRKEVIYVVISKPELIELKMMVHETDPDAFVVIHDVHDVFGKGFTI; via the coding sequence ATGGCAATGCCGGCAAAAAAAGAACATGCAAAGAATATCGCACTGATAATTTTAGGAACCCTTATTTTCGCTTCGGGTATCAACTACTTTGCTATTCCTAATCAACTGTCTGAAGGCGGAGTGATTGGTCTGACCATTGTTGCCTTTTACTATTTTCATTGGTCACCTGGTATTCTGAACCTGATTCTGAATGCTATACTGATGGCAATAGGCTATAAGCTACTTGACAAACGTACCATCGTTTATACCTTATTTGGTATATTTTTCTCCTCCCTGTTTTTATTTCTTACAGAGAATACGCATCCTCCTTTAACTTCCAATCCACTGCTTGCTGCAATATTTGCAGGTTTGTTTGTTGGCGGGGGTATAGGCCTGGTTTTCCTTTCGGGAGGCACAACTGGTGGCTCAGCTATTATTGCCAGACTATTTCAAAAGCTCTGGGGATGGAAACTGGGTACAGCAATGCTGATCGTTGATATTGTAGTTATCGGACTTTCCACTTTTATTATTGGCCCTGAAAAAACGATGTATACCCTTGTTGCAGTTTATATTGGTGCAAGAGTTGTAGATTTTATAGTTGAAGGATTTAACACTAAAAAAGCAGTAACTATCATCTCTGCTCAATCGGTGATGATTGCTGAGAAAATAACAATGGGCCTGGTTAGAGGAGCAACTGTATTACATGGCCATGGTGCTTACACAAAAGACCGCAAAGAGGTTATCTATGTGGTAATCAGCAAACCTGAACTTATAGAATTAAAAATGATGGTACATGAAACAGATCCTGATGCTTTTGTAGTGATTCATGATGTCCATGATGTTTTCGGTAAAGGATTTACTATTTAA
- a CDS encoding S41 family peptidase: MKVILVSLLFLFLFQTRSFSQSCNCAEEFQYVKNKIEKNYAGFSDKVNPKTKIAYQKYSTQVLERSKKITSSAYCVNLINEWIGFFKDGHIEVGRNRLSKEKYDADQDRLIADVEKQEVSKHEVDSLKKSGGTAGIYWSKDSIYKVALIKSENGFRDYAGVVLESKNKSWKPGFVMMELKAQKTGLKGIIYDKYYTPESVLLKLSQNAFGDWQREGTAGVKTEKILTNDISCKSLSDQTFYIQIGTFNQRNAKSIDSAIQANRAILERTPNLILDLRNNGGGADFSYRPLIPYLYTNKIKTIGPDILASEDNEEGWRGLLKMNDIPEDQKVFIREKIKAMQLHRDQFIDLGADNDLVLDSIKVFPKKIVVLINKGCGSTTEQFLLTAKQSKKIIVMGENSAGVLDYANVRDISFSCMPYALHYATSRSRRVDMGLGIDNVGIRPDYILTPTQNWVTAAQQLLEKK, translated from the coding sequence ATGAAAGTAATTCTTGTTTCTCTTCTTTTCTTGTTTCTATTTCAAACCCGCAGCTTCTCTCAGAGTTGTAATTGTGCAGAAGAATTTCAATATGTTAAAAATAAAATTGAAAAGAATTATGCGGGATTCAGTGATAAGGTAAATCCTAAAACTAAGATAGCTTATCAAAAATATTCCACGCAGGTATTGGAGAGATCCAAAAAGATCACCTCGTCGGCTTACTGTGTCAATTTGATTAACGAATGGATTGGTTTTTTTAAGGATGGACATATTGAAGTTGGACGTAACAGGCTTTCTAAAGAGAAATATGATGCAGATCAGGACAGGTTAATAGCGGATGTTGAAAAACAGGAAGTCAGCAAACATGAGGTAGACAGTTTAAAGAAATCGGGCGGAACAGCGGGTATTTACTGGAGCAAAGACTCTATTTATAAAGTAGCGCTGATCAAAAGTGAAAATGGCTTTCGTGATTATGCAGGTGTAGTTCTCGAATCTAAAAATAAATCCTGGAAACCAGGTTTTGTAATGATGGAATTGAAAGCTCAGAAAACCGGCTTAAAAGGAATCATATATGATAAATATTATACACCGGAATCTGTTTTATTAAAGCTAAGTCAAAATGCATTTGGCGATTGGCAGAGAGAAGGTACAGCGGGCGTGAAAACGGAAAAGATTCTGACAAACGACATCTCTTGTAAATCGCTTTCAGACCAGACATTTTATATCCAGATCGGGACCTTCAATCAGAGAAATGCTAAAAGTATTGATTCTGCAATTCAGGCAAACCGGGCAATTCTGGAAAGAACACCTAACCTGATTCTTGATTTGAGGAATAATGGCGGGGGTGCAGATTTCTCCTACAGACCTCTGATCCCTTATTTGTATACGAATAAAATAAAAACTATAGGACCGGATATCCTGGCTTCAGAAGATAACGAGGAAGGATGGCGGGGACTGTTAAAAATGAACGATATTCCCGAAGACCAGAAAGTATTTATTCGTGAAAAGATAAAGGCGATGCAACTTCACCGCGATCAGTTTATTGATCTGGGTGCAGATAATGATTTGGTATTAGATAGCATCAAGGTCTTTCCCAAAAAGATTGTGGTCTTGATTAATAAAGGCTGCGGGTCAACGACTGAGCAATTTCTTTTGACAGCAAAGCAGAGTAAAAAGATCATCGTAATGGGCGAAAATTCTGCTGGTGTACTGGATTATGCGAATGTGAGAGATATCTCTTTTAGCTGCATGCCCTATGCGTTACATTATGCCACCAGTCGCAGCAGAAGGGTTGATATGGGGCTTGGTATAGATAATGTCGGGATCAGGCCGGACTATATACTCACGCCAACTCAAAATTGGGTAACAGCAGCACAACAGCTTTTGGAGAAAAAATAG
- a CDS encoding NAD(P)-dependent alcohol dehydrogenase, producing MIQAKGYAAQDAQTDLAPWNFEHREVGPHDVQIEISYCGVCHSDLHQIKNDWFPGIFPMVPGHEIVGKIVKVGEHVKKFSAGQLAGVGCMVDSCQVCENCKDGLEQYCLEGSTQTYNNNDRSGVPTYGGYSNTIVVREEFVLHISEKLDLAATAPLLCAGITTYSPLRHWKVGKGHKLAVLGLGGLGHMGVKFGVAFGAEVTVLSTSPAKEEAAKALGAHHFVVTSDPAQLEAVKGSFDFILDTVSAVHDMDMYISLLRTNGTHICVGVPSEAYAIQPFSLLGGRKSVAGSGIGGIAETQEMLDFCAAHDIVSDIEVIDIKDVTASYERMLKGDVRYRFVIDMATL from the coding sequence ATGATACAAGCCAAAGGATATGCAGCACAAGATGCTCAAACAGACTTAGCTCCCTGGAATTTTGAACACAGGGAAGTAGGGCCGCATGACGTTCAAATTGAAATATCATATTGTGGCGTCTGCCACTCCGACCTTCACCAGATTAAGAACGATTGGTTTCCGGGTATATTCCCAATGGTACCGGGACATGAAATCGTAGGAAAGATTGTTAAAGTTGGTGAACATGTGAAAAAATTCAGTGCAGGACAACTTGCCGGCGTTGGCTGTATGGTCGATTCTTGCCAGGTTTGCGAAAACTGCAAGGACGGTCTGGAACAATACTGCCTGGAAGGAAGTACTCAGACTTATAATAACAATGACAGATCGGGTGTACCTACTTACGGAGGTTACTCCAATACGATTGTAGTGCGTGAAGAATTTGTTCTGCATATCTCAGAAAAATTAGATCTGGCGGCAACAGCACCATTGCTTTGTGCAGGTATTACGACTTACTCACCTTTACGTCACTGGAAAGTTGGTAAAGGTCATAAACTGGCTGTTTTAGGACTAGGCGGATTAGGCCATATGGGCGTTAAGTTCGGTGTAGCCTTCGGTGCAGAAGTAACGGTATTAAGCACTTCTCCTGCAAAAGAGGAAGCAGCAAAAGCATTAGGAGCTCATCACTTTGTGGTTACCTCAGATCCAGCTCAGCTTGAAGCTGTAAAAGGCTCATTTGATTTCATTCTGGATACGGTATCTGCTGTACACGATATGGATATGTATATTTCGTTACTACGCACAAATGGTACACATATTTGTGTAGGAGTTCCATCTGAAGCTTATGCAATTCAGCCATTCTCTTTATTAGGTGGTCGTAAAAGTGTTGCAGGTTCTGGTATTGGCGGTATAGCTGAAACTCAGGAAATGCTTGATTTCTGCGCAGCACATGATATTGTTTCTGATATTGAGGTGATTGACATCAAAGATGTTACCGCATCTTACGAAAGAATGTTAAAAGGCGATGTCCGCTACAGATTCGTTATCGATATGGCGACCTTGTAA
- a CDS encoding helix-turn-helix domain-containing protein — protein sequence MSSIEENGITDQYLDNIQTERTQFRVANTCTANCSLTSYNRRDFYKITLALSGNSMLYYANKAIEINQPALVFTNPMIPYSWEGNHEATVSHFCVFTKEFLRENGRIQSLEDSSLFKPGGEPIYFLTSQQADYIHSIFDRMKMEQESDYIHKNDLIRNYLNLIIHEAIKMQPAVAYFTPQKASSRIAKLFLDLLEKQFPVDSQQYTLLLKKASDYADLLAVHVNHLNAAVSEITGHSTTTHINNRILAEARSLLTHTDWNVAEIARSLGFDYASYFNNFFKKHTGLTPMALRKTL from the coding sequence ATGAGCTCAATAGAGGAAAACGGAATTACCGACCAATATCTGGACAATATACAAACTGAGCGTACCCAATTCAGAGTCGCGAATACTTGCACAGCCAACTGTAGCCTGACTTCTTATAACCGCCGTGATTTCTATAAAATCACGCTGGCACTATCAGGTAACAGCATGCTGTATTATGCTAATAAAGCTATAGAAATTAACCAGCCAGCCCTGGTATTTACCAATCCTATGATTCCTTATTCATGGGAAGGTAACCATGAAGCTACGGTAAGTCACTTTTGTGTTTTTACTAAAGAATTTCTCCGGGAAAACGGACGTATACAGAGTTTGGAAGACTCCAGTTTATTTAAGCCAGGAGGTGAACCTATTTATTTTTTGACGAGTCAGCAGGCTGATTATATTCATAGCATCTTCGACAGGATGAAAATGGAGCAGGAAAGCGATTATATACACAAGAATGATCTGATTCGTAATTACCTGAATCTTATTATACATGAGGCTATAAAGATGCAACCAGCCGTGGCTTATTTTACTCCTCAAAAGGCTTCATCACGCATTGCCAAACTATTTTTAGATCTTCTGGAGAAACAATTTCCTGTGGATTCCCAGCAGTATACATTACTGCTTAAAAAGGCCAGCGATTATGCAGATCTGCTGGCTGTACATGTCAATCATTTAAATGCAGCGGTAAGTGAGATAACGGGACATTCAACTACAACTCATATTAATAACCGAATACTAGCTGAGGCAAGATCCCTGCTTACTCATACCGACTGGAATGTCGCAGAAATAGCAAGGAGCCTGGGCTTTGATTATGCTTCGTACTTTAACAATTTTTTTAAAAAACATACTGGACTTACGCCAATGGCATTGCGCAAAACTCTTTGA
- a CDS encoding efflux transporter outer membrane subunit — translation MKLNKYIYLLAVPLAFAACKTGKNYSRPQTALPEQFNTSTAAASGKSIATIAYKDFFTEPTLKQLIDSAVLRNFDLAFAIKNIESARLSLKQANASLFPDLTLQVNAATNRSSDNSINGKSAAMFAGSKHIEDYNVSLGLSWEADIWGKIGRQKEAALDTYLQTEAAARAVQTQVVASVAQGFFNLLMLDAQLEIAHRNVILNDSTLMVIRLQKEAGQVNSLAVQQAEAQRLSAALLVPQLEQTIAIQENALRTLAGALPSKIERKVSLTAFIVPEHFTTGIPADILAIRPDVKSAELAVMAANARVGATQANMYPSLNITASGGINAFKASNWFNIPGSLFGTVAGGLTQPIFQRKQLKTQFELARVEKDKSVIGFKRAVVNAVTEVTDALVKLEKLKKQRELEESRVQTLKQVIKNADMLFKNGMANYLEIITAQSNVLQSELNLMDIERQQLSAMVDLYRSLGGGWN, via the coding sequence ATGAAACTAAATAAATATATATACCTTTTAGCTGTACCGCTTGCATTCGCGGCTTGCAAAACCGGGAAGAACTATAGCAGACCGCAAACTGCCCTGCCTGAACAATTCAATACCAGCACAGCAGCAGCTTCCGGAAAAAGTATAGCCACTATTGCCTATAAAGATTTCTTCACAGAGCCAACCTTGAAGCAATTAATAGACAGTGCAGTGCTGCGTAATTTTGATCTGGCTTTTGCTATTAAGAATATAGAAAGTGCAAGATTAAGCTTAAAACAGGCAAACGCAAGCCTGTTTCCTGATCTTACGCTGCAAGTTAACGCAGCGACTAACAGATCTTCAGATAACAGCATAAACGGGAAGAGTGCGGCGATGTTTGCCGGATCAAAACATATAGAAGATTACAATGTGAGTTTAGGCTTGTCTTGGGAAGCGGACATCTGGGGGAAAATCGGAAGACAAAAAGAGGCCGCGCTTGATACTTATCTGCAAACTGAGGCTGCCGCAAGGGCAGTTCAAACCCAGGTAGTGGCTAGTGTAGCACAGGGCTTTTTTAATCTGCTGATGCTGGATGCTCAACTGGAAATAGCACATCGCAATGTGATACTGAACGATAGTACTTTAATGGTTATCCGTTTACAGAAGGAGGCCGGACAAGTCAATAGTCTTGCGGTGCAGCAGGCCGAAGCACAACGCCTTTCTGCTGCATTGCTTGTGCCACAATTAGAACAGACGATTGCCATTCAGGAAAATGCGTTAAGGACACTGGCAGGTGCTTTACCTTCAAAAATTGAAAGAAAAGTGAGCCTGACAGCTTTTATTGTACCTGAACATTTTACGACTGGTATTCCGGCAGATATACTGGCAATCAGACCAGATGTTAAATCTGCGGAATTAGCTGTCATGGCTGCTAATGCAAGGGTTGGAGCAACTCAGGCAAATATGTACCCTTCTTTAAACATCACGGCAAGTGGCGGGATCAATGCCTTTAAGGCAAGTAACTGGTTTAATATTCCCGGTTCACTGTTTGGTACAGTAGCCGGGGGATTAACACAACCAATTTTTCAGCGCAAGCAATTAAAAACGCAATTTGAACTCGCCAGGGTAGAAAAAGACAAATCTGTTATAGGGTTTAAGAGGGCTGTAGTTAACGCGGTAACCGAGGTTACCGATGCACTTGTCAAATTAGAAAAGCTAAAAAAACAACGTGAACTTGAGGAATCAAGAGTACAAACTTTAAAGCAGGTGATTAAAAATGCAGATATGCTGTTCAAAAATGGAATGGCAAATTATCTGGAGATCATTACTGCCCAAAGTAACGTATTACAGAGTGAATTGAATCTCATGGACATCGAACGTCAGCAGCTCAGTGCAATGGTAGACCTTTACCGTTCGCTGGGCGGAGGATGGAATTAG
- a CDS encoding sensor histidine kinase: MKKIKLIVICTLWLVKAYSQQQIPLNEKRHLDSLENVLHTNNPDSTKANANFSLVEYWKFKDTVKSKMYLLRGKQLAEKYPYYKALSLFYEGQYYFNWNTVKAAVAFKKAEEALSVFNTPKAFDKRGAAWFNYAIMNRATKGYEFLTRIILEKALPNAEKGGNKVTLAHFYTQLSTLLMNNYQFAKAGAYNQKAIKLLQNGDPHSTNLLFAYLSGVSIYCYDGKAEKAKPLLQKAKAIIAPFPESVNYTLYYYNEALYYLTVKGFEQALISADKGTALAKKYNQKQLYQQFFFTKYEVYGQQKAYGKARQILLDIVKDGTLTATANDKATIYGELAKTSKNLNDYKAAYSWMNKHQLLTDSIHKDQTQVKINELETKYRSAQNQQKITALEAQNKQAALKAKNEHLYNWLLGIGCLSLLITLGLVIMNTKNNRKLSAQKEINYQQQLRDLEQKQQLKVTKAMLDGEEHERERVARDLHDGLGGMLAGVKIGLSGWSNTNVGIAADKNLHRIIGQLDSSVSELRRIARNLLPETLLKFGLEVALKDLCEFYMRDGLHIDFQSLSIDKNITLNIQLNIYRIVQELISNAIKHARASNIMLQCSQNDHVFFITFEDDGCGFDTTVLAGKKGMGLDNLKNRITFLKGSFEIQSVINEGTTVNIELNTDATN; this comes from the coding sequence ATGAAAAAAATCAAGCTGATCGTGATTTGCACACTTTGGTTAGTTAAGGCCTATTCACAGCAACAGATACCGCTCAATGAAAAACGGCATCTGGACAGTTTGGAAAACGTTTTACATACAAATAACCCGGATAGTACAAAGGCTAACGCCAATTTCTCGCTGGTAGAATACTGGAAATTTAAGGATACGGTGAAAAGCAAAATGTATTTGCTGCGTGGTAAACAACTTGCCGAAAAGTATCCATATTACAAAGCATTGTCACTTTTTTATGAGGGGCAATATTATTTTAACTGGAACACGGTAAAGGCAGCTGTAGCCTTTAAAAAGGCAGAAGAGGCATTATCTGTATTTAATACACCGAAGGCATTTGACAAGCGTGGTGCGGCCTGGTTCAATTATGCCATAATGAACAGGGCAACTAAAGGATATGAATTTTTAACCCGGATCATACTTGAAAAAGCCCTGCCGAATGCCGAAAAAGGAGGTAATAAAGTAACGCTTGCACATTTTTACACCCAACTTTCTACGCTCCTGATGAATAATTACCAGTTCGCTAAGGCCGGAGCATACAATCAAAAGGCAATTAAACTGCTACAAAACGGAGACCCACATTCAACCAATCTTTTGTTTGCTTACCTGAGTGGCGTAAGCATATATTGTTACGACGGTAAAGCAGAAAAGGCAAAGCCCTTATTACAAAAAGCCAAGGCGATAATAGCTCCTTTTCCCGAGTCGGTAAATTATACGCTATATTATTACAACGAAGCATTATACTACTTAACTGTTAAGGGGTTTGAGCAGGCACTAATAAGTGCAGATAAGGGAACTGCTTTGGCTAAAAAATATAATCAGAAACAATTATACCAGCAGTTCTTCTTCACAAAATATGAAGTTTATGGACAGCAGAAAGCTTACGGCAAAGCCAGACAAATCTTACTGGACATCGTTAAGGACGGCACACTTACAGCAACCGCCAACGACAAGGCAACAATTTATGGAGAACTGGCTAAAACCAGTAAAAACCTGAATGATTACAAAGCGGCTTATTCCTGGATGAATAAGCATCAGTTACTTACAGATAGTATCCATAAAGATCAAACACAGGTCAAGATCAACGAACTGGAGACTAAATACCGCAGTGCACAAAACCAGCAAAAAATCACTGCCTTAGAGGCGCAGAATAAACAGGCCGCGTTAAAAGCAAAAAATGAACATTTGTATAATTGGCTACTGGGCATTGGCTGTTTATCACTGCTGATTACTCTTGGTCTGGTGATTATGAATACTAAAAATAACCGGAAGCTATCTGCCCAAAAGGAGATCAACTACCAACAGCAACTCCGTGACCTGGAGCAAAAACAGCAATTAAAAGTAACCAAGGCCATGCTGGATGGTGAAGAGCATGAACGGGAGCGCGTTGCCCGCGACCTGCATGATGGCCTGGGCGGAATGCTGGCCGGTGTAAAAATTGGTTTATCAGGCTGGTCCAATACCAACGTGGGTATAGCAGCTGACAAAAATCTTCACCGGATTATTGGCCAACTGGATAGCTCTGTTAGCGAGCTGAGGCGCATTGCCCGTAATCTATTGCCAGAAACATTATTGAAATTCGGCCTGGAAGTAGCGTTGAAAGACCTTTGTGAATTTTACATGCGTGATGGTCTGCATATAGACTTTCAGTCTTTAAGTATTGATAAAAATATCACTCTAAACATACAGCTCAACATCTACCGGATCGTACAGGAACTTATTTCCAATGCTATTAAACATGCCCGTGCGTCAAATATCATGCTTCAATGCAGTCAGAATGATCACGTTTTTTTTATCACTTTTGAAGATGACGGCTGCGGGTTTGACACAACTGTCCTGGCCGGTAAAAAAGGTATGGGATTAGATAATTTAAAAAACCGGATAACGTTTTTAAAGGGGAGTTTTGAAATACAATCGGTGATTAATGAAGGGACAACCGTTAACATAGAACTCAATACTGATGCCACCAACTAA